One region of Bacteroidota bacterium genomic DNA includes:
- a CDS encoding cation:proton antiporter, which yields MNIALVIAFVGMVVFLAHLLAEIFSRTKVPDVLSLFLLGFLIGPVFKLVSPEHFGNVGPVFTTITLVIILFEGGMGLHLDELRSTMRPALTLTVASFFATMLIVGAVTWTILGPTQAFMLGAIVGGTSSAVVIPLVAQLKMEKGSRAVLIVESAVS from the coding sequence ATGAACATTGCCCTGGTTATTGCCTTCGTCGGTATGGTTGTGTTCCTCGCGCATCTTCTCGCGGAGATTTTCAGCCGCACAAAGGTGCCTGATGTTCTCTCGTTGTTTCTTCTCGGTTTTCTCATCGGCCCCGTCTTCAAACTCGTCTCGCCCGAGCATTTCGGGAATGTCGGCCCCGTCTTCACGACCATCACGCTTGTGATTATTCTGTTCGAAGGAGGAATGGGGCTGCATCTCGACGAGTTGCGCAGCACCATGCGTCCTGCCCTCACGCTGACGGTTGCGAGTTTCTTTGCCACAATGCTGATTGTCGGCGCCGTCACGTGGACAATTCTTGGCCCGACACAAGCGTTTATGCTTGGTGCCATTGTCGGTGGAACATCGTCTGCTGTCGTCATTCCGCTGGTGGCCCAGTTGAAGATGGAAAAGGGTTCGCGTGCAGTCTTGATTGTCGAGTCGGCGGTGAGT